One Sporomusaceae bacterium ACPt DNA window includes the following coding sequences:
- the bepF_1 gene encoding Efflux pump periplasmic linker BepF: MDIRGLFLAEKKKWLLVGIAAIAVAVAAFMQLANAKTQNTATGKPDSVKPVVEVKTLQRSDMVKKISLVGQTVPAAQVDIVAKYSGHVVQVNAELGQQVSSGQLLIMQDVGDVDLAIAQADAGRREAEADAAETSVTFDANYNKALVDYQRNLAGYERYKSLYEQGAVSRETFDTAEQQMLNSKATLDSFAKQSSEGTVPAAVEAKRAAVLKTERNIEALAKQREDMIIRAPRDGVIGYRQVEVGAFVQPGQKLLSIIDNSSIYVDCQVSEQDIAAIQVGLNADLQVESLGRTYSGKVIYVSPASDSKTQSFTVRLALTNPDSLIKSGMFIRSQLEVLQRPRTLFVPKEAVLEKNGEYSVYLINGSNKVEQRNVKIGLRNDKDVEILSGIKEGDQVAVSNLSRLKPGMEVTPNVLAGDRSSPEQGGKR; the protein is encoded by the coding sequence ATGGATATACGCGGTTTGTTTTTAGCGGAAAAAAAGAAATGGCTGTTAGTGGGAATTGCTGCTATAGCTGTGGCTGTGGCAGCTTTTATGCAACTAGCCAATGCAAAGACACAGAATACGGCCACAGGTAAACCGGACTCTGTAAAACCGGTTGTGGAGGTAAAGACCCTTCAACGCAGCGATATGGTCAAAAAAATATCCCTGGTAGGTCAGACGGTGCCTGCAGCCCAAGTGGACATTGTGGCAAAATACTCCGGTCATGTTGTGCAGGTAAACGCTGAGCTCGGCCAGCAAGTTTCAAGCGGGCAGCTCCTGATTATGCAGGATGTCGGTGATGTGGATCTTGCCATTGCCCAAGCCGATGCCGGCCGCCGTGAGGCTGAAGCGGATGCAGCCGAGACGTCGGTAACATTTGATGCCAATTACAACAAAGCTTTAGTCGATTACCAACGTAATCTGGCCGGTTATGAACGCTATAAGTCTCTGTATGAGCAAGGCGCCGTTTCCCGCGAGACCTTTGATACCGCAGAGCAGCAGATGCTGAATTCTAAGGCTACCCTTGATTCATTTGCCAAACAGTCGTCAGAGGGAACTGTACCGGCAGCCGTGGAAGCAAAGAGGGCGGCGGTGCTCAAAACAGAACGCAATATCGAAGCGCTTGCCAAGCAGCGTGAAGATATGATAATCCGGGCACCGCGGGATGGCGTTATTGGTTATCGTCAGGTTGAAGTCGGCGCATTTGTTCAACCAGGACAAAAGCTGCTGTCAATCATTGATAATAGCAGCATTTATGTCGACTGTCAGGTTTCTGAGCAGGATATTGCGGCAATTCAGGTAGGCTTGAATGCTGACTTGCAGGTCGAATCGCTGGGACGTACATACAGCGGTAAAGTTATTTATGTCAGCCCTGCCAGTGACTCCAAGACCCAATCCTTTACCGTCCGGTTGGCCCTGACCAATCCAGACTCATTGATCAAAAGCGGGATGTTTATCCGTTCACAGCTGGAGGTGCTGCAGCGGCCCCGGACCTTGTTCGTGCCTAAAGAGGCTGTTCTGGAGAAAAACGGGGAATATAGTGTGTACCTCATCAATGGCAGTAACAAAGTAGAACAGCGCAACGTCAAAATCGGCCTTCGTAATGACAAAGATGTTGAAATTTTGAGTGGCATTAAGGAAGGTGACCAAGTAGCTGTCAGCAATCTTTCCCGGCTAAAGCCGGGGATGGAAGTCACCCCTAACGTTTTGGCCGGTGACCGCAGTTCCCCGGAACAGGGGGGTAAGCGATAA
- the panT gene encoding Pantothenic acid transporter PanT: protein MEKTEALRTTGRFGARRIAIIGMLSAVSIILGLSGYGFIPLPTAKATIMHIPVIIGAILEGPVVGGMIGLIFGLFSIVQSLTTPNILSFAFINPLVSVLPRVLIGVTAYYVYKWAWGRHEGIRIAIGAALGSLTNTFGVLTMIYILYAAEFAGARGISLDAAAKVIYGIALVNGVPEAIISMAVSVPVILAIKRRYRH, encoded by the coding sequence ATGGAAAAAACGGAAGCTTTGCGGACAACAGGGCGATTTGGGGCACGGCGCATTGCAATTATTGGCATGTTGTCGGCTGTCTCCATTATTCTGGGCCTTTCCGGGTACGGATTTATTCCGTTGCCTACGGCCAAGGCAACAATTATGCATATTCCGGTCATTATTGGAGCCATTCTGGAAGGGCCGGTTGTTGGTGGCATGATTGGTCTGATTTTTGGTTTATTCAGCATTGTACAGAGCCTGACCACCCCTAACATTCTTTCTTTTGCCTTTATTAACCCGTTAGTGTCTGTCCTGCCGCGCGTGTTGATTGGTGTTACCGCCTATTATGTTTATAAATGGGCCTGGGGTAGACATGAAGGGATCCGGATCGCCATCGGAGCTGCGCTTGGTTCTCTCACGAATACTTTTGGGGTTCTTACAATGATTTATATTTTGTATGCTGCTGAATTTGCCGGAGCGCGGGGCATTAGCTTGGACGCCGCAGCCAAGGTGATTTATGGCATTGCGCTGGTTAACGGGGTGCCTGAGGCCATAATCTCCATGGCGGTAAGCGTGCCGGTGATATTAGCCATTAAGCGGCGTTATCGGCATTAG
- the rbr3A gene encoding Reverse rubrerythrin-1 — translation MKKFVCTICGYTHEGSSAPDVCPQCKAPASKFIEKSEAGMSWADEHRIGVAAGVDAQILEGLKMNFMGECTEVGMYLAMSRQADREGFPEVAEAYKRIAFEEAEHAAKFAELLGEVVFPSTRKNLELRVEAEYGACQGKLDIAKKAKELGLDAIHDTVHEMCKDEARHGAAFKGLLDRYFSK, via the coding sequence ATGAAAAAATTTGTATGTACTATCTGTGGTTATACTCATGAAGGAAGCAGTGCTCCGGACGTTTGTCCCCAATGCAAAGCGCCTGCCAGTAAATTTATTGAAAAATCCGAAGCCGGTATGAGCTGGGCTGATGAACACCGGATTGGAGTTGCCGCCGGTGTTGACGCGCAAATCCTTGAAGGCTTAAAAATGAACTTTATGGGGGAATGTACTGAAGTCGGCATGTATCTGGCCATGAGCCGCCAGGCCGACAGAGAAGGATTTCCCGAAGTAGCTGAGGCTTATAAAAGAATTGCGTTTGAAGAAGCAGAACATGCGGCAAAATTTGCAGAACTTCTGGGTGAAGTAGTATTTCCCTCCACCAGGAAAAATCTTGAGCTAAGAGTGGAAGCTGAATATGGCGCGTGCCAAGGAAAGCTTGATATCGCCAAAAAGGCCAAAGAACTTGGACTGGATGCCATTCATGATACCGTTCATGAAATGTGCAAAGACGAAGCGCGTCATGGTGCTGCTTTCAAAGGTCTGTTAGACAGATATTTTAGTAAATAA